A portion of the Leptidea sinapis chromosome 13, ilLepSina1.1, whole genome shotgun sequence genome contains these proteins:
- the LOC126967677 gene encoding longitudinals lacking protein-like: MGDQQFFLKWNDFQTNMVTSFRHLRDEKSFTDVTLACEGQTCKAHKMVLSACSPYFKSLLEENPSKHPIIILKDVSYLHLQAILEFMYAGEVNVSQEQLPAFLKTAARLKVKGLAEPPPQMPSIKREG, encoded by the exons ATGGGGGACCAACAGTTCTTTCTAAAATGGAAcgattttcaaacaaatatgGTGACATCGTTTAGACATTTACGAGACGAAAAAAGTTTTACTGAC GTGACGTTAGCATGTGAAGGCCAGACGTGTAAGGCCCACAAAATGGTATTATCAGCTTGCAGTCCTTACTTCAAAAGTTTATTAGAG GAAAATCCATCAAAACACCCAATTATAATCCTAAAAGATGTCTCATATCTCCACTTACAAGCAATTCTGGAGTTCATGTATGCGGGTGAAGTGAATGTGTCACAGGAACAGCTGCCGGCATTTCTCAAAACTGCTGCCAGACTTAAG GTGAAAGGTTTAGCTGAACCACCGCCACAGATGCCCAGCATCAAACGGGAAGGCTAG
- the LOC126967620 gene encoding ras-responsive element-binding protein 1-like isoform X1 gives MQGAANAPAASAAEPPATQQIKTEVISEAKFDADEVEMKIETRAQRTTSIDSDNRSDRSDDDDCRRARKRAASSSPSPMPLDKRIARFESSKCLQKFDSANAFDVHRFTAHAEDTKANYEDRTYDFSHKKFSEIRNIIERNPQNLTVHDQIYRCEFCSRDFPCVQVLELHRKTCSSSINSSPERDRREDFFAKLDLRNRSFGIPGTLTPPMERFTPKFDETHIGNGIRHIDAARDLADIQSILNVTSAGSLLERLTGTRVSLENSVLTPPDTISKDREQEETQDNFAAEFRRMKLRGEFPCRLCPAKFPNLRALKGHNRVHLSGTGPGPYQCNMCPHASLDKAALVRHMRTHNGDRPYECAVCNYAFTTKANCERHLRNRHAKVTREDVKRSIIYHPSEDPNNDEVNSKLAREEVKRSLAFHTPEVERRHENSGRETPLTHYAPPFIAERHPVTSLAKALPDTPTLTPRETDQTIPRIKVKGIGQLTQIPEFRPPDITYKTNDVQPDSYNDDAPVDLSTSDNNSCDVLDLSKKKRDIEEEEPKAPSQPIFDASAAAAAAAFEKTRFLLAQQRLFESSLPKIDPAYYATQLSQLYAGAVPGLPGLPIPPSFPINPYFLQSSFFPHPTDSQELAEIKQRIQKEIIRGLSMSGGRLVSPDQEIQPKQEPEDEDQKPLQVTTTPTPPPLPESPRPIPTNAAPQNDSVKMVIKNGILMPKQKQRRYRTERPFSCSQCSARFTLRSNMERHVKQQHPQHWSVRRPAPRAPPPYPGSENLSDRVKYALLARHLERPSQIDRSPVRRDSDEVADNEEDEEDTLVIDEEPEDNKSDEHTAAHRAAAEILMATRHQELSKDFDLKIAGSLINKPIPIPIEKNETGTDPIPLNKDIQSVVPTRSDEEEDEEGLVASTSEGNISGSDENKSESDTGTQPPKKKSAYSLAPNRVSCPYCHRKFPWSSSLRRHVLTHTGQKPFKCPHCPLLFTTKSNCDRHLLRKHGGSAKAILTEPLPDAPPTSTDRAVPERPYKCSSCPTSTFSSIETLKKHVASRHSNSQPPSPNPEEETDSSLVFKCHLCEASFGERNGALGHLASSHPTEYEQLVTKGALDAASDKSESADDDERGKFPDHANRKVVCAFCVRRFWSAEDLRRHMRTHSGERPFACDLCRRRFTLKHSMLRHRKKHREEATDDEETTPPSTPNDAVNGFRYHDDDGSGNEIPSNVNNNNSPPSLPYEKKLQLNVTSRKYSSEVENEAEQGGDLIGKLLGIPDKTIINKLLSSADEAAKFLGVNK, from the exons AAATCAAAACAGAAGTTATAAGTGAAGCGAAATTTGATGCAGACGAAGTAGAAATGAAGATAGAAACACGGGCGCAGAGGACTACGAGTATAGACAGTGATAATCGCTCGGATAGGAGTGATGATGATGACTGCAGGCGTGCACGGAAGCGTGCTGCTTCATCGTCACCTTCACCGATGCCCTTGGACAAAAGAATAGCGCGATTCGAAAGCTCAAAGTGTCTCCAGAAATTCGATTCCGCAAATGCATTTGACGTTCATAGGTTTACAGCACACGCAGAAGATACCAAAGCAAATTATGAAGATCGTACTTACGACTTTTCGCATAAAAAAttctcagaaataagaaatatcaTCGAACGTAACCCGCAAAATTTGACTGTGCATGATCAGATATATAGATGTGAATTTTGTTCAAGAGACTTCCCCTGCGTGCAGGTGTTAGAACTTCACAGGAAAACATGTTCGTCTTCGATCAATTCCAGCCCAGAAAGGGATCGACGCGAAGACTTTTTTGCCAAATTAGATTTGAGGAACAGGTCATTTGGCATTCCTGGGACGTTAACCCCTCCAATGGAAAGATTCACCCCTAAATTTGATGAAACACACATCGGCAATGGTATCAGACATATCGATGCAGCTAGAGATTTGGCAGATATTCAATCAATTCTTAATGTCACATCAGCTGGAAGCCTTTTAGAAAGACTAACTGGTACCAGAGTCTCCCTTGAAAACTCAGTTCTTACTCCACCTGATACTATTAGTAAAGATCGCGAACAAGAAGAAACTCAAGATAATTTTGCTGCTGAATTCAGACGCATGAAATTGCGTGGAGAGTTCCCGTGTAGGTTGTGTCCCGCTAAATTCCCAAATTTAAGAGCTTTGAAAGGACATAACAGAGTACATTTAAGTGGCACAGGCCCAGGACCTTATCAATGTAATATGTGCCCGCATGCATCGCTTGACAAAGCAGCATTAGTTCGTCATATGCGAACACATAACGGAGACCGACCATACGAATGCGCTGTTTGCAACTATGCCTTTACAACTAAAGCAAATTGTGAAAGACACTTGAGAAATCGTCATGCCAAAGTTACAAGGGAGGATGTTAAGCGATCTATTATATATCACCCATCTGAAGATCCTAACAACGACGAGGTTAATTCAAAACTTGCAAGAGAGGAAGTTAAAAGATCTTTGGCTTTCCACACTCCAGAGGTTGAAAGACGCCACGAAAATTCTGGTCGAGAAACTCCGCTCACTCATTATGCACCTCCGTTTATTGCCGAGAGACATCCGGTAACTTCATTGGCTAAGGCTTTGCCAGACACGCCTACATTGACGCCACGAGAAACTGATCAAACAATACCAAGAATCAAAGTTAAAGGTATTGGACAGCTGACACAAATACCAGAATTCAGGCCACCGGATATCACGTATAAGACAAATGACGTTCAACCCGATTCGTACAATGATGATGCACCTGTGGATCTGAGTACAAGTGATAATAACAGTTGCGATGTACTTGATCTGAGTAAGAAAAAGCGAGATATTGAAGAAGAGGAACCGAAAGCTCCTTCCCAACCTATTTTTGATGCCTCCGCTGCAGCTGCCGCTGCTGCTTTTGAAAAGACAAGATTTCTACTTGCCCAACAAAGACTCTTCGAATCATCATTACCAAAAATAGACCCTGCCTATTATGCTACACAGCTTTCTCAACTCTACGCCGGTGCAGTACCTGGTTTGCCAGGACTGCCGATACCACCATCATTTCCTATTAATCCTTATTTTCTACAATCTTCTTTTTTCCCCCACCCTACTGATTCACAAGAACTTGCCGAAATAAAACAACGTATCCAAAAAGAAATTATTCGGGGTTTGAGCATGTCCGGGGGTAGGTTAGTTTCGCCTGATCAAGAAATACAGCCTAAGCAAGAGCCAGAAGATGAAGATCAGAAACCATTACAAGTGACAACGACTCCTACACCGCCGCCGCTTCCAGAATCTCCACGTCCTATACCAACAAATGCTGCACCGCAAAACGATTCTGTAAAAATGGTGATTAAAAACGGAATACTTATGCCTAAGCAAAAGCAAAGAAGATATCGTACTGAACGCCCTTTCTCTTGCTCCCAATGCTCCGCACGTTTTACTTTACGTTCAAACATGGAAAGACATGTTAAACAACAGCATCCACAACACTGGAGTGTCAGGAGACCAGCCCCTAGAGCGCCACCGCCATATCCTGGCTCAGAAAATCTCTCCGACCGGGTTAAATATGCTTTATTAGCTCGCCACCTGGAACGACCATCACAAATAGATCGGTCTCCTGTTAGAAGAGATTCAGATGAAGTCGCTGACAATGAAGAAGATGAAGAGGATACTTTGGTGATAGATGAAGAACCTGAAGATAATAAGTCTGATGAACATACTGCTGCACATCGAGCCGCGGCTGAAATATTGATGGCTACACGCCATCAAGAGCTCAGCAAAGATTTCGATTTGAAAATTGCTGGAAGTCTTATCAATAAACCTATACCTATTCCTATAGAAAAAAATGAAACTGGGACAGATCCTATACCTTTAAACAAAGACATTCAATCTGTTGTTCCAACTCGCAGTGACGAGGAAGAAGACGAAGAAGGACTTGTAGCTTCTACTAGTGAAGGAAATATCTCGGGCAGCGACGAAAATAA GTCCGAGTCAGATACTGGCACACAACCTCCAAAAAAGAAGTCTGCATACAGCCTAGCACCAAATCGTGTGTCGTGTCCATACTGCCACCGGAAATTCCCCTGGTCATCGTCTCTTCGCCGCCACGTCCTGACCCACACGGGCCAGAAACCTTTCAAATGCCCACACTGTCCACTTCTTTTCACGACGAAATcaaattgcgatcgtcacctccTGAGGAAGCATGGCGGTTCAGCTAAAGCGATTCTAACCGAACCCCTCCCGGATGCTCCTCCAACTTCCACGGATCGAGCGGTCCCCGAGCGACCTTACAAATGCTCATCATGTCCCACAAGCACATTTTCATCTATAGAAACACTAAAAAAGCACGTTGCCTCCCGCCATTCCAATTCGCAACCACCGTCCCCGAATCCAGAAGAAGAAACAGATTCAAGTTTGGTCTTCAAATGCCATCTCTGCGAAGCGTCGTTTGGTGAAAGAAATGGAGCTTTGGGACATTTAGCTTCGAGCCATCCGACAGAATATGAACAGTTGGTGACCAAGGGTGCCTTAGACGCTGCTAGTGACAAGAGCGAAAGTGCTGACGACGACGAAAGAGGAAAGTTCCCTGACCATGCTAATAGAAAG gTGGTATGCGCTTTCTGCGTACGTCGCTTCTGGTCGGCAGAAGACCTTCGTCGCCACATGCGTACACACTCCGGGGAACGCCCGTTTGCCTGCGACCTGTGTCGCCGCCGCTTCACTCTGAAGCACAGCATGCTGCGACACCGCAAGAAGCACCGAGAGGAAGCCACCGATGACGAGGAAACAACACCGCCAAGCACCCCTAATGATGCTGTCAACGG TTTCCGTTACCATGACGACGACGGTTCTGGCAACGAGATCCCCAGTAACGTTAACAACAACAACTCTCCACCCTCACTCCCCTACGAGAAGAAACTCCAGCTCAACGTGACGTCACGCAAGTACTCGTCCGAGGTTGAAAACGAAGCAGAACAGGGCGGCGATTTGATCGGAAAACTACTGGGCATCCCCGACAagacaataattaacaaacttcTCTCTTCAGCCGACGAAGCTGCAAAATTCCTTGGAGTGAACAAATGA
- the LOC126967620 gene encoding ras-responsive element-binding protein 1-like isoform X2, whose amino-acid sequence MKIETRAQRTTSIDSDNRSDRSDDDDCRRARKRAASSSPSPMPLDKRIARFESSKCLQKFDSANAFDVHRFTAHAEDTKANYEDRTYDFSHKKFSEIRNIIERNPQNLTVHDQIYRCEFCSRDFPCVQVLELHRKTCSSSINSSPERDRREDFFAKLDLRNRSFGIPGTLTPPMERFTPKFDETHIGNGIRHIDAARDLADIQSILNVTSAGSLLERLTGTRVSLENSVLTPPDTISKDREQEETQDNFAAEFRRMKLRGEFPCRLCPAKFPNLRALKGHNRVHLSGTGPGPYQCNMCPHASLDKAALVRHMRTHNGDRPYECAVCNYAFTTKANCERHLRNRHAKVTREDVKRSIIYHPSEDPNNDEVNSKLAREEVKRSLAFHTPEVERRHENSGRETPLTHYAPPFIAERHPVTSLAKALPDTPTLTPRETDQTIPRIKVKGIGQLTQIPEFRPPDITYKTNDVQPDSYNDDAPVDLSTSDNNSCDVLDLSKKKRDIEEEEPKAPSQPIFDASAAAAAAAFEKTRFLLAQQRLFESSLPKIDPAYYATQLSQLYAGAVPGLPGLPIPPSFPINPYFLQSSFFPHPTDSQELAEIKQRIQKEIIRGLSMSGGRLVSPDQEIQPKQEPEDEDQKPLQVTTTPTPPPLPESPRPIPTNAAPQNDSVKMVIKNGILMPKQKQRRYRTERPFSCSQCSARFTLRSNMERHVKQQHPQHWSVRRPAPRAPPPYPGSENLSDRVKYALLARHLERPSQIDRSPVRRDSDEVADNEEDEEDTLVIDEEPEDNKSDEHTAAHRAAAEILMATRHQELSKDFDLKIAGSLINKPIPIPIEKNETGTDPIPLNKDIQSVVPTRSDEEEDEEGLVASTSEGNISGSDENKSESDTGTQPPKKKSAYSLAPNRVSCPYCHRKFPWSSSLRRHVLTHTGQKPFKCPHCPLLFTTKSNCDRHLLRKHGGSAKAILTEPLPDAPPTSTDRAVPERPYKCSSCPTSTFSSIETLKKHVASRHSNSQPPSPNPEEETDSSLVFKCHLCEASFGERNGALGHLASSHPTEYEQLVTKGALDAASDKSESADDDERGKFPDHANRKVVCAFCVRRFWSAEDLRRHMRTHSGERPFACDLCRRRFTLKHSMLRHRKKHREEATDDEETTPPSTPNDAVNGFRYHDDDGSGNEIPSNVNNNNSPPSLPYEKKLQLNVTSRKYSSEVENEAEQGGDLIGKLLGIPDKTIINKLLSSADEAAKFLGVNK is encoded by the exons ATGAAGATAGAAACACGGGCGCAGAGGACTACGAGTATAGACAGTGATAATCGCTCGGATAGGAGTGATGATGATGACTGCAGGCGTGCACGGAAGCGTGCTGCTTCATCGTCACCTTCACCGATGCCCTTGGACAAAAGAATAGCGCGATTCGAAAGCTCAAAGTGTCTCCAGAAATTCGATTCCGCAAATGCATTTGACGTTCATAGGTTTACAGCACACGCAGAAGATACCAAAGCAAATTATGAAGATCGTACTTACGACTTTTCGCATAAAAAAttctcagaaataagaaatatcaTCGAACGTAACCCGCAAAATTTGACTGTGCATGATCAGATATATAGATGTGAATTTTGTTCAAGAGACTTCCCCTGCGTGCAGGTGTTAGAACTTCACAGGAAAACATGTTCGTCTTCGATCAATTCCAGCCCAGAAAGGGATCGACGCGAAGACTTTTTTGCCAAATTAGATTTGAGGAACAGGTCATTTGGCATTCCTGGGACGTTAACCCCTCCAATGGAAAGATTCACCCCTAAATTTGATGAAACACACATCGGCAATGGTATCAGACATATCGATGCAGCTAGAGATTTGGCAGATATTCAATCAATTCTTAATGTCACATCAGCTGGAAGCCTTTTAGAAAGACTAACTGGTACCAGAGTCTCCCTTGAAAACTCAGTTCTTACTCCACCTGATACTATTAGTAAAGATCGCGAACAAGAAGAAACTCAAGATAATTTTGCTGCTGAATTCAGACGCATGAAATTGCGTGGAGAGTTCCCGTGTAGGTTGTGTCCCGCTAAATTCCCAAATTTAAGAGCTTTGAAAGGACATAACAGAGTACATTTAAGTGGCACAGGCCCAGGACCTTATCAATGTAATATGTGCCCGCATGCATCGCTTGACAAAGCAGCATTAGTTCGTCATATGCGAACACATAACGGAGACCGACCATACGAATGCGCTGTTTGCAACTATGCCTTTACAACTAAAGCAAATTGTGAAAGACACTTGAGAAATCGTCATGCCAAAGTTACAAGGGAGGATGTTAAGCGATCTATTATATATCACCCATCTGAAGATCCTAACAACGACGAGGTTAATTCAAAACTTGCAAGAGAGGAAGTTAAAAGATCTTTGGCTTTCCACACTCCAGAGGTTGAAAGACGCCACGAAAATTCTGGTCGAGAAACTCCGCTCACTCATTATGCACCTCCGTTTATTGCCGAGAGACATCCGGTAACTTCATTGGCTAAGGCTTTGCCAGACACGCCTACATTGACGCCACGAGAAACTGATCAAACAATACCAAGAATCAAAGTTAAAGGTATTGGACAGCTGACACAAATACCAGAATTCAGGCCACCGGATATCACGTATAAGACAAATGACGTTCAACCCGATTCGTACAATGATGATGCACCTGTGGATCTGAGTACAAGTGATAATAACAGTTGCGATGTACTTGATCTGAGTAAGAAAAAGCGAGATATTGAAGAAGAGGAACCGAAAGCTCCTTCCCAACCTATTTTTGATGCCTCCGCTGCAGCTGCCGCTGCTGCTTTTGAAAAGACAAGATTTCTACTTGCCCAACAAAGACTCTTCGAATCATCATTACCAAAAATAGACCCTGCCTATTATGCTACACAGCTTTCTCAACTCTACGCCGGTGCAGTACCTGGTTTGCCAGGACTGCCGATACCACCATCATTTCCTATTAATCCTTATTTTCTACAATCTTCTTTTTTCCCCCACCCTACTGATTCACAAGAACTTGCCGAAATAAAACAACGTATCCAAAAAGAAATTATTCGGGGTTTGAGCATGTCCGGGGGTAGGTTAGTTTCGCCTGATCAAGAAATACAGCCTAAGCAAGAGCCAGAAGATGAAGATCAGAAACCATTACAAGTGACAACGACTCCTACACCGCCGCCGCTTCCAGAATCTCCACGTCCTATACCAACAAATGCTGCACCGCAAAACGATTCTGTAAAAATGGTGATTAAAAACGGAATACTTATGCCTAAGCAAAAGCAAAGAAGATATCGTACTGAACGCCCTTTCTCTTGCTCCCAATGCTCCGCACGTTTTACTTTACGTTCAAACATGGAAAGACATGTTAAACAACAGCATCCACAACACTGGAGTGTCAGGAGACCAGCCCCTAGAGCGCCACCGCCATATCCTGGCTCAGAAAATCTCTCCGACCGGGTTAAATATGCTTTATTAGCTCGCCACCTGGAACGACCATCACAAATAGATCGGTCTCCTGTTAGAAGAGATTCAGATGAAGTCGCTGACAATGAAGAAGATGAAGAGGATACTTTGGTGATAGATGAAGAACCTGAAGATAATAAGTCTGATGAACATACTGCTGCACATCGAGCCGCGGCTGAAATATTGATGGCTACACGCCATCAAGAGCTCAGCAAAGATTTCGATTTGAAAATTGCTGGAAGTCTTATCAATAAACCTATACCTATTCCTATAGAAAAAAATGAAACTGGGACAGATCCTATACCTTTAAACAAAGACATTCAATCTGTTGTTCCAACTCGCAGTGACGAGGAAGAAGACGAAGAAGGACTTGTAGCTTCTACTAGTGAAGGAAATATCTCGGGCAGCGACGAAAATAA GTCCGAGTCAGATACTGGCACACAACCTCCAAAAAAGAAGTCTGCATACAGCCTAGCACCAAATCGTGTGTCGTGTCCATACTGCCACCGGAAATTCCCCTGGTCATCGTCTCTTCGCCGCCACGTCCTGACCCACACGGGCCAGAAACCTTTCAAATGCCCACACTGTCCACTTCTTTTCACGACGAAATcaaattgcgatcgtcacctccTGAGGAAGCATGGCGGTTCAGCTAAAGCGATTCTAACCGAACCCCTCCCGGATGCTCCTCCAACTTCCACGGATCGAGCGGTCCCCGAGCGACCTTACAAATGCTCATCATGTCCCACAAGCACATTTTCATCTATAGAAACACTAAAAAAGCACGTTGCCTCCCGCCATTCCAATTCGCAACCACCGTCCCCGAATCCAGAAGAAGAAACAGATTCAAGTTTGGTCTTCAAATGCCATCTCTGCGAAGCGTCGTTTGGTGAAAGAAATGGAGCTTTGGGACATTTAGCTTCGAGCCATCCGACAGAATATGAACAGTTGGTGACCAAGGGTGCCTTAGACGCTGCTAGTGACAAGAGCGAAAGTGCTGACGACGACGAAAGAGGAAAGTTCCCTGACCATGCTAATAGAAAG gTGGTATGCGCTTTCTGCGTACGTCGCTTCTGGTCGGCAGAAGACCTTCGTCGCCACATGCGTACACACTCCGGGGAACGCCCGTTTGCCTGCGACCTGTGTCGCCGCCGCTTCACTCTGAAGCACAGCATGCTGCGACACCGCAAGAAGCACCGAGAGGAAGCCACCGATGACGAGGAAACAACACCGCCAAGCACCCCTAATGATGCTGTCAACGG TTTCCGTTACCATGACGACGACGGTTCTGGCAACGAGATCCCCAGTAACGTTAACAACAACAACTCTCCACCCTCACTCCCCTACGAGAAGAAACTCCAGCTCAACGTGACGTCACGCAAGTACTCGTCCGAGGTTGAAAACGAAGCAGAACAGGGCGGCGATTTGATCGGAAAACTACTGGGCATCCCCGACAagacaataattaacaaacttcTCTCTTCAGCCGACGAAGCTGCAAAATTCCTTGGAGTGAACAAATGA